From the Puniceicoccus vermicola genome, the window CGATGCTGGAGATGGTAAATCCCACTCGTTCTTGTAGATTGGCGTCATCATGAAACCGCATATTCAAGCCTGCGATCAGGCGTATTTGGCATCAGGTGACCGGCTAGACCGGCACGGATAGAAGTTGGTCCCGAGGGCTACATAGCCCCGGATACTCAAATGCGGAAACCACTAAGATCAATCGCTCAAAATAAACATAACATTATCGCGATTATGACTTGACCCATAAATCACCATAGAAGCATCGACCGTATGTTGCTACCAGCTATAGCTTCTAGATAGTCTAATCCTGTTTGGTCTACACTACGGAAGCATATCAGATTCTCGCACTGAGATAATGCGCTTTTTGCGACCACGGCAGTGCGCTGCGATATCAGTATTACAGATAGTCCATACTTCCGAATCTGCATCATCAACAATCCAATTTTAAATGCACTATCTCGACCTGGAGCATTGAATCCTAATCCCGCTGGCTCAGGAATAAATTGGTGCGCCTCATCGATGATCACCACGCGTGAACGAGGTGTTCCAGTTTTATATTCAGCAATAGCCTCTTTAATTAAGTATTCGAGAAAAGCCAGAGCCCTATCAGCAGCAACCTCTCCATGTTTTGGTTCGAATACTGAGAGCCCCGGCTTCTTTAAATCCGTATTAGAGTCGTAAGGAGTTAGTCCCTTCTTGGAAACATATTCTCCAGTTTGATCAAGAATTGTTACCCACCGATCCTGAGAGAGTTCCCTCGCTAATCGAGTCGCGAATGTCGACTTTCCCATCTTTGTCATTCCCAAGATTGCAAGATGGCCTTCAGCAGCAATTCTACAATCCAGCGTAATGGGGATGTCAGTTCCAATTACCTTCCCAATTTCGATATTATTTTCAGGAATAGAGATTCTGCCTTCCAAGTCTATTGCACTGCTAGGCAAAACTCGAGCACCAGGAGGAGGAACCCACCTGTGCGCGCTCATTCGCATCGCATTATAATTGAAGACACCTAGTTGATTGGCCGACGCGTTCACAAGCAGATGGGACCCACCTTTAACATCTCGACGGTCAATGTAGGCTGATGACAATTGGTATAGAATCGGTGGATTCGGAGCATTTTGCGAGACGACAACCACATCCCCTATTTCCATACTTTGCACAGAGGTAAATTTTAGAGTTTTATCTGTCGAACCTTGGTCCACGGATCCTACAGGAGTCAAAAGGCCGTCCGGGCTCTCGGAAACTGAGATAGTCTGTCCTGTAACTACTGATTCACATGCTTGGGAGTCAGGGACGTGTATTTGGCCCCAAGTATCAGCAACTCTCCGAATGCGATGAATCATTACGCCATCGGTGTTCACTTTTGAACTTCGAATAATCACTGGCTTGCCTGTTGCGGGTAGATCAGGCGCAGAAATAAGGAGTGAAGACGGCCCAACCATACCTTCCACGATACATAATGCCTCACCATCACGACTGACGGACCAGAGTGACTGCCAATTTACTCTGCCTAAGACGAGAATAGTAACCCAAACTGCAATGATAGCCCAAAAATCCGACTGGTTGGTGGGAAATTCTTCCATTGCTGCGAGAACAAAGACAACTGAGTAAATTATCCTCGCACTTGCTAATTGAGATAACGAGCGAAATGAATTCGCGATTCCGCTATACTTACTGTTTCTGCGACCTGCCCCAAGAAAAAGGGCCAGAGTTGCAAGGATTGCCGCTACAGCAA encodes:
- a CDS encoding helicase HerA domain-containing protein, which gives rise to MNIRWRLSLSLIQFAIIVGLCFYITGDLFTKETWFIAGLLSVIINPQLLEPYYSRPTDVIVNTIFFGLLALNTPKTTTVFGWSIFGTIFAVAAILATLALFLGAGRRNSKYSGIANSFRSLSQLASARIIYSVVFVLAAMEEFPTNQSDFWAIIAVWVTILVLGRVNWQSLWSVSRDGEALCIVEGMVGPSSLLISAPDLPATGKPVIIRSSKVNTDGVMIHRIRRVADTWGQIHVPDSQACESVVTGQTISVSESPDGLLTPVGSVDQGSTDKTLKFTSVQSMEIGDVVVVSQNAPNPPILYQLSSAYIDRRDVKGGSHLLVNASANQLGVFNYNAMRMSAHRWVPPPGARVLPSSAIDLEGRISIPENNIEIGKVIGTDIPITLDCRIAAEGHLAILGMTKMGKSTFATRLARELSQDRWVTILDQTGEYVSKKGLTPYDSNTDLKKPGLSVFEPKHGEVAADRALAFLEYLIKEAIAEYKTGTPRSRVVIIDEAHQFIPEPAGLGFNAPGRDSAFKIGLLMMQIRKYGLSVILISQRTAVVAKSALSQCENLICFRSVDQTGLDYLEAIAGSNIRSMLLW